A genomic region of Zea mays cultivar B73 chromosome 6, Zm-B73-REFERENCE-NAM-5.0, whole genome shotgun sequence contains the following coding sequences:
- the LOC103630716 gene encoding aspartic proteinase NANA, chloroplast, with protein sequence MASRGHLLLALLVLASSSAAAASGARHQAHGRRGKPARPRPRPRLELVPAAPGASLPDRARDDARRHAYIRSQLLAASRTRGRRAAEVGASASASAFAMPLSSGAYTGTGQYFVRFRVGTPAQPFVLVADTGSDLTWVKCSGAGDGTGDAPRRVFRAAASRSWAPIACSSDTCTSYVPFSLANCSSPASPCAYDYRYNDGSAARGVVGTDSATIALSGSESRDGGGRRAKLQGVVLGCTASYDGQSFQSSDGVLSLGNSNISFASRAAARFGGRFSYCLVDHLAPRNATSYLTFGPPGPEGGAAASSSSSSAAARTPLLLDRRMSPFYAVAVDAVHVAGEALDIPADVWDVARGGGAILDSGTSLTVLATPAYRAVVAALSERLAGLPRVSMDPFEYCYNWTAAALEIPGLEVRFAGSARLQPPAKSYVVDAAPGVKCIGVQEGAWPGVSVIGNILQQDHLWEFDLRDRWLRFKHTRCAL encoded by the exons ATGGCGTCGCGCGGCCACCTGCTGCTAGCGCTGCTCGTCCTGGCGtcgtcgtcggcggcggcggcgagcggcGCGCGACACCAGGCGCACGGGAGGCGGGGAAAGCCggcgcggccgcggccgcggccgcggctGGAGCTCGTTCCCGCCGCGCCGGGCGCGTCCCTGCCCGACCGCGCGAGGGACGACGCGCGCCGCCACGCGTACATCCGGTCGCAGCTGCTGGCGGCGTCCCGCACCCGCGGGCGCCGCGCCGCCGAGGTGGGCGCGTCCGCGTCCGCGTCCGCGTTCGCCATGCCGCTCTCGTCGGGGGCCTACACCGGCACGGGCCAGTACTTCGTGCGGTTCCGCGTGGGCACCCCCGCGCAGCCGTTCGTGCTGGTGGCGGACACCGGCAGCGACCTCACCTGGGTCAAGTGCAGCGGCGCCGGCGACGGGACCGGCGATGCGCCGCGGCGGGTGTTCCGCGCCGCCGCGTCCAGGTCGTGGGCCCCCATCGCGTGCTCCTCCGACACGTGCACCTCCTACGTGCCCTTCTCCCTCGCCAACTGCTCGTCGCCGGCCAGCCCCTGCGCCTACGACTACCG GTACAACGACGGCTCGGCGGCGCGCGGCGTGGTGGGCACCGACTCCGCGACCATCGCGCTGTCCGGGAGCGAGAGCCGGGACGGCGGCGGCAGGCGCGCGAAGCTGCAGGGCGTCGTGCTGGGCTGCACCGCGTCGTACGACGGCCAGAGCTTCCAGTCCTCGGACGGCGTGCTCAGCCTGGGCAACAGCAACATCTCCTTCGCgtcccgcgccgccgcgcgcttCGGGGGCCGCTTCTCCTACTGCCTCGTCGACCACCTGGCCCCGCGCAACGCCACCAGCTACCTCACCTTCGGCCCGCCGGGGCCCGAGGGCGGCGCCGCGGCgtccagcagctcctcctccgCCGCAGCGCGGACGCCGCTGCTGCTCGACCGCCGGATGAGCCCGTTCTACGCCGTGGCGGTCGACGCCGTGCACGTGGCCGGGGAGGCGCTCGACATCCCCGCGGACGTGTGGGACGTCGCCCGGGGCGGCGGCGCGATCCTCGACTCCGGGACCAGCCTCACCGTCCTCGCCACCCCGGCGTACAGGGCCGTGGTCGCCGCCCTCAGCGAGCGCCTCGCCGGCCTGCCCAGGGTCTCCATGGACCCGTTCGAGTACTGCTACAACTGGACCGCCGCCGCGCTGGAGATCCCCGGGCTGGAGGTGCGCTTCGCCGGGTCCGCGCGCCTGCAGCCGCCGGCCAAGAGCTACGTCGTCGACGCGGCGCCCGGGGTGAAGTGCATCGGCGTGCAGGAGGGCGCGTGGCCCGGAGTGTCGGTCATCGGCAACATCCTGCAGCAGGACCACCTCTGGGAGTTCGACCTCAGGGACCGGTGGCTCCGGTTCAAGCACACGCGCTGCGCCCTATGA